In Hyla sarda isolate aHylSar1 chromosome 12, aHylSar1.hap1, whole genome shotgun sequence, a genomic segment contains:
- the LOC130296202 gene encoding gastrula-specific protein 17-like codes for MSQCWKSPLVNGNRDGGMTPFRTPPQRHDSPKHWSSPHQNRQSRNWSSSPSNWSPQHYNSSPDGYWGHQRQWSPNQWDPASNYHRSWGFTPKTPQYSPSYKQSPEHGSVYPERKKQVHFRRNLKDIGIYYSPSMVEDPWAELEAKATVSAGSK; via the exons ATGTCCCAATGCTGGAAGTCTCCCTTGGTCAATGGAAACAGAGATGGCGGGATGACGCCATTCCGGACCCCACCGCAGAGGCACGATTCACCGAAACACTGGAGCTCCCCCCATCAGAACCGACAAAGCAGGAACTGGTCATCTTCTCCGAGCAACTGGAGCCCTCAACATTACAATTCCAGTCCAGATGGATACTGGGGACACCAGCGACAGTGGTCTCCTAACCAATGGGATCCGGCGTCTAACTACCACAGAAGCTGGGGCTTCACCCCCAAGACTCCCCAATACTCACCTTCTTATAAACAGAGTCCAGAGCACGGCTCAGTATACCCCGAGAGGAAGAAACAG GTCCATTTCAGAAGAAATCTTAAAGACATCGGAATCTACTACAGCCCATCCATGGTGGAGGACCCTTGGGCAGAACTAGAGGCCAAAGCTACTGTTTCGGCAGGGTCCAAATGA